A single genomic interval of Mycteria americana isolate JAX WOST 10 ecotype Jacksonville Zoo and Gardens chromosome 20, USCA_MyAme_1.0, whole genome shotgun sequence harbors:
- the LOC142419247 gene encoding adenosine receptor A3-like — protein sequence MPNDSRVLSSLDGIYIGTECLVALFATLGNILVIWVVKLNSTFQNTTLYFIVSLALADIAVGILVMPLAIVVSLGISIHFYTCLFMCCLMVVFTNASILSLLAIAIDRYLRVKLPTRYKIITTERRVWWALGLCWSVSLLVGLVPMFGWSKKRNPDFLSCQFTSVMRMDYMVYFGFFTWTLVPLLIMCALYIEIFYIIRTKLSQGTTTVRGAGAFYGQEFKTAKSLALVLFLFAISWLPLCIINCISYFYPECQIPRYLMYLGILLSHANSAMNPIVYACKIKKFKNMYLLILRTYILCKKPDPVLTEQTTDQQSNKE from the exons ATGCCGAACGACAGCCGGGTGCTGAGCAGCCTGGATGGGATTTACATCGGTACCGAGTGCTTGGTTGCTTTGTTTGCCACTTTGGGTAACATCCTGGTCATCTGGGTGGTGAAACTGAACTCAACATTTCAGAACACGACTCTCTACTTCATTGTTTCCCTGGCTCTGGCTGATATCGCAGTGGGGATCCTCGTCATGCCCCTGGCCATCGTGGTGAGTCTGGGCATCAGCATCCACTTCTACACCTGCCTATTTATGTGCTGCCTGATGGTGGTCTTCACTAACGCGTCCATCCTCTCCCTCCTGGCCATCGCGATCGACAGGTACCTGCGAGTGAAGCTGCCGACCAG ATATAAAATAATCACTACAGAGAGAAGAGTTTGGTGGGCACTGGGTTTGTGCTGGTCTGTGTCCCTGCTGGTAGGATTAGTCCCCATGTTTGGATGGAGCAAGAAAAGAAACCCTGACTTTCTCAGCTGTCAATTTACCTCTGTGATGAGGATGGATTACATGGTATATTTTGGCTTTTTCACATGGACCCTTGTCCCTCTGCTCATCATGTGTGCTCTGTACATTGAAATCTTTTACATCATCCGGACAAAGCTAAGTCAAGGTACAACCACTGTGAGAGGGGCAGGAGCTTTTTATGGACAGGAGTTCAAGACAGCCAAATCTCTAGCACTTGTTCTCTTCCTGTTTGCAATATCTTGGTTGCCTCTGTGCATTATAAACTGCATTTCCTATTTTTACCCTGAGTGTCAGATCCCTCGATATTTAATGTACTTGGGAATCCTGTTATCCCATGCCAATTCTGCCATGAACCCCATTGTCTATGCTTGCAAGATAAAGAAGTTCAAAAACATGTACCTTTTAATTTTAAGGACCTATATCCTGTGCAAAAAACCAGACCCGGTTCTTACAGAGCAAACAACAGACCAACAGTCAAATAAAGAATAA